From Heliomicrobium modesticaldum Ice1, a single genomic window includes:
- a CDS encoding YodL domain-containing protein, with the protein MNGVSIKNHRVLFYGNTAGYIENGRAIVDPMFHCEELKDYLTMKQGLEIEWTNGVYDRLAGGGLDPDGNAPVLKNCRIHQLKPEVDVMMKFIGYDELLERFGEPNPDNYRVVYDGQIETNDLDAIYEKFNLDHPPGYQGHSLSMSDVIELYDQNGSSFHYVDRFGFKEIAFQSPEQEQQYGQTMAL; encoded by the coding sequence ATGAACGGCGTCAGCATCAAAAACCACCGCGTCCTCTTCTACGGCAACACCGCGGGATACATCGAAAACGGCAGGGCAATCGTCGACCCCATGTTTCACTGCGAGGAATTAAAGGATTATCTCACAATGAAGCAGGGCCTGGAAATTGAGTGGACAAACGGCGTGTACGACCGGCTGGCCGGCGGCGGGCTTGATCCGGACGGCAACGCTCCGGTCCTGAAAAACTGCCGCATCCACCAGCTCAAGCCGGAAGTGGATGTCATGATGAAATTCATCGGCTACGATGAGCTGCTGGAGCGCTTCGGCGAGCCGAATCCGGACAACTACCGTGTAGTTTACGACGGTCAGATTGAAACCAATGACCTCGACGCCATCTATGAAAAATTCAACCTTGACCATCCGCCCGGCTATCAGGGCCATAGCCTTTCCATGTCGGACGTCATCGAGCTGTACGACCAAAACGGCAGCTCCTTCCACTACGTCGACCGCTTCGGCTTTAAGGAGATTGCGTTCCAGTCTCCCGAACAGGAGCAGCAATATGGCCAGACCATGGCCCTATAG
- a CDS encoding DUF6133 family protein, with amino-acid sequence MRKIATKVKDQITGKALLAKALLRSERGENFVDSAIRILIAVVIGALLLAGLYTLFGDTVLPTLKQRIQEMFNYGG; translated from the coding sequence ATGAGAAAAATTGCAACCAAGGTAAAGGATCAAATCACCGGCAAAGCATTGTTGGCAAAGGCTTTGCTGCGGTCTGAACGCGGTGAGAATTTTGTCGATTCGGCCATCCGCATATTAATCGCCGTGGTTATCGGCGCTCTTTTGTTGGCCGGACTGTATACCTTGTTCGGCGACACGGTGCTGCCCACCCTCAAACAGCGCATTCAGGAGATGTTCAACTATGGGGGCTGA
- a CDS encoding SpoVG family protein: MKKTENTQVAPLESAEQPLPMKVDVKIGSIRPEGAIRAIASVNLNDCFAIRNVKIMDGGKGLFVAMPSYKAENGEYKDICFPVTKEFRQQLNDAVILAYQQALSMSRNQTQGDPSFASPEQTPGMRMG, translated from the coding sequence ATGAAGAAAACGGAAAACACCCAGGTCGCCCCTTTGGAAAGCGCGGAGCAGCCCCTGCCCATGAAAGTGGATGTGAAGATCGGCTCCATCCGTCCGGAGGGCGCCATCCGCGCCATAGCCTCGGTCAACCTGAACGACTGCTTTGCCATCCGCAACGTTAAAATCATGGACGGCGGCAAGGGCCTGTTCGTGGCCATGCCCAGCTACAAGGCGGAGAACGGGGAATACAAGGACATCTGTTTTCCCGTGACCAAGGAATTCAGGCAGCAGCTCAACGACGCGGTCATCCTTGCCTATCAGCAGGCACTGAGCATGAGCCGGAACCAGACCCAGGGCGACCCCTCTTTCGCTTCTCCGGAGCAGACCCCCGGAATGCGGATGGGGTAA
- a CDS encoding S-layer homology domain-containing protein, with amino-acid sequence MKQKGRRICVLALVLSLLLCGSAYAAAVLFPDIKGHWAEQTIIELAEKGVIKGYPDGTVRPDATITRGEFIALLARNHKVDTAAAGREPPTFDDIAGHWSEKNIEALVDRGILDPADYGGGLKPDEPITRIEIIRMLVRAIGKGEEAKQTTDNTGFADDKSIKSSDKGYVNIAIRYDLVKGYPDNTIRPEGKTTRAEAFTLLVRQDEVLEKIRKKAEKEGEKKPPSGSSGGGSASYPRAQVAFELPAAAHTDTSITVTPVLKYAKTLAWSLAKEAADGSAQPLDLAEAVSGSLDKEGGTIVFKESGSYTLTASATNYDGKTTSCSQHITVYPVVGIAFELPQHTHTDKTVSIEVATTGLGNLDIVWSATKDGEAVAWDTAIDGDLSNEGGTITFKEKGGYGITATVTDDTGRSFSHSSSITVYPVASVDFELPEKAHTDTTIDLITTLSEMDGLSINWGLTRNGEVVAIGDYLEGELTNAGGAIRFKEKGVYALTATVTDATGREYAATSETTVYPVGVAGFYLPEITHTDKVVTVKASFENIDAATAVWTLTRNGAPVTLGDYVEGTLTSNGGSIRFKDKGEYILAAAFTDPAGRTYGYSLPVTVYPVPSLSFQLPATAHTDSDIKVDTTSAELDGLTVEWLVDNTYGFQDWATYVDGKLDNDGGTIRFKHAGVYELVARTTDAAGRVFLFENGSKTEVHPVLNIRFSLPEATYPDRTIDLRTSGNIGVLPVEWSVSKDGIAVPFDACVEGALNAQGGKIRFTQAGQYTLTASMTDALGRTFSYTDSVAVYPIPEIQLALPQTAYVGEAAAAAVSGSDLKNLAAAWTISASGGDSKPYTDYASGDLSNLGGSVTFKTKGDYVLTVTMTDELGRAFSQSKAITVYPIPEIQLTLPQVGYAGETTSVSVSGNDLENLNASWTISKDGGEAKAYTDYAGGSLTNEGGSITFKAKGSYLLTVTMTDTLGRSFARSEAITIYPIPEIQLNLPQVGYVGEAASVSVSGSELDNLTASWSISKDGGDSKPYAEYAGGSLSNVGGNIAFKAKGGYVLTVTLTDALGRTFSQSKAVAVYPIPDMQISLPQLTYSGEALPVTVSGNELAGLNMVWRISIDGGALAPYTQYAAGTLGNSGGEVRISTDKTITVKFTAVTNDENGRSFTFASNTAAIKPIAQIPFSIPSSVHVGTSFTVAMGNVSGLEGKSITWSLTKNGGAASYTGTLTNGGGGISIGATGTYTLMASVTNDVGRTFTHSENITVTNTAPNKPTASATVTRTAKDGKLLVNFAVSATDPDGDAVTYEYSGQSADGYYAVGSYTVKVRAKDTYGLYSDWTTISFTVANSEPNTPVITRTPDGNSVPPGTPVTITASSTDPDGDAITYVWEGRPAQTSTYPLGKNTVRVKAVDAVGAESPWTAIVFFVADSTNGGGMTLTGPESVILEEGIEGATIIEYTFTVPPVSGHSGSDYGRVRGYNKNTRQWDQLDYQTTTNGITFSRTLAPGVYTQLEFYYYTNHTCMYNKSNITYSVKYYFE; translated from the coding sequence ATGAAACAGAAAGGCAGGAGAATCTGCGTCCTTGCCCTTGTTCTGTCCTTGCTGCTCTGCGGCAGCGCATACGCCGCGGCGGTCCTGTTCCCCGACATCAAGGGACATTGGGCGGAACAGACCATCATCGAGCTTGCGGAAAAAGGCGTGATCAAGGGCTACCCTGACGGAACGGTCAGGCCGGACGCCACCATCACCAGAGGTGAATTTATCGCCCTGCTGGCCAGGAATCACAAGGTGGACACGGCAGCAGCAGGGAGAGAGCCGCCCACCTTTGACGACATTGCCGGCCACTGGTCGGAGAAAAACATCGAGGCCCTTGTAGACCGGGGCATCCTCGACCCGGCGGATTATGGCGGCGGCTTAAAACCCGATGAACCGATTACCCGCATTGAAATCATCCGAATGCTGGTGCGGGCAATCGGCAAAGGGGAAGAAGCAAAACAGACCACGGACAACACCGGCTTTGCGGACGACAAGTCCATCAAAAGCTCCGACAAAGGCTATGTCAACATCGCAATCCGGTACGATCTGGTCAAAGGCTATCCCGACAACACCATCCGTCCGGAGGGCAAAACCACAAGAGCCGAAGCCTTTACATTGCTTGTGCGGCAGGATGAAGTACTGGAAAAAATCAGAAAAAAGGCAGAAAAGGAGGGCGAAAAGAAACCGCCCTCCGGCAGTTCGGGCGGAGGCTCCGCCAGTTATCCCAGGGCACAGGTTGCATTTGAACTGCCTGCCGCGGCGCACACCGATACAAGCATCACCGTAACGCCTGTCCTTAAATACGCCAAGACGCTCGCTTGGTCGCTCGCAAAAGAAGCCGCGGACGGCAGCGCGCAGCCCCTTGACCTTGCGGAAGCCGTGTCCGGTTCCCTGGATAAAGAGGGCGGCACCATTGTATTCAAGGAAAGCGGCAGCTATACATTGACCGCCTCCGCCACCAATTACGATGGCAAAACGACAAGCTGCTCACAGCATATCACGGTCTATCCGGTGGTGGGCATAGCCTTTGAGCTGCCGCAGCACACCCACACGGATAAAACAGTTTCTATCGAGGTGGCCACCACCGGGCTTGGAAATCTCGACATCGTGTGGTCAGCCACCAAAGACGGCGAGGCTGTGGCATGGGACACGGCTATCGACGGCGACCTCTCCAACGAAGGCGGTACAATCACCTTCAAGGAAAAAGGCGGCTATGGCATCACAGCCACCGTCACCGACGATACGGGGCGCAGCTTTAGCCATTCCTCCTCCATCACGGTCTATCCCGTGGCAAGCGTAGACTTCGAACTCCCCGAAAAAGCGCACACCGATACAACCATTGACCTCATCACAACCCTGTCTGAAATGGACGGCCTCTCTATCAATTGGGGTCTCACCCGAAACGGCGAGGTAGTAGCCATCGGCGATTACCTTGAGGGAGAATTGACGAACGCCGGCGGCGCAATCCGGTTCAAAGAAAAAGGTGTGTACGCTTTAACCGCAACGGTTACCGATGCCACCGGCAGAGAGTATGCAGCCACGTCGGAAACCACGGTGTATCCTGTTGGGGTAGCCGGTTTCTATCTGCCGGAAATAACCCACACGGACAAGGTTGTGACTGTAAAAGCCAGCTTTGAAAACATCGACGCCGCCACAGCGGTCTGGACGCTGACCAGGAACGGCGCACCGGTCACCCTTGGCGACTACGTTGAGGGAACATTGACCAGCAACGGCGGCAGCATCCGATTCAAGGATAAGGGCGAATATATCCTGGCCGCCGCCTTTACCGATCCGGCAGGCAGAACCTACGGCTACTCCTTGCCGGTCACCGTTTATCCCGTTCCAAGCCTTTCGTTTCAGCTTCCGGCCACAGCGCACACCGACAGTGATATCAAGGTAGATACCACATCCGCCGAGCTGGATGGACTGACGGTAGAGTGGCTGGTGGACAACACCTACGGCTTCCAGGATTGGGCCACCTATGTGGACGGCAAATTAGACAATGATGGGGGCACAATCCGCTTCAAGCACGCCGGTGTTTACGAGCTGGTAGCCAGAACGACAGACGCCGCCGGGCGGGTGTTCCTCTTTGAAAACGGGAGCAAGACCGAGGTGCATCCTGTGCTGAACATCCGGTTCAGCTTGCCGGAGGCAACCTATCCCGACCGGACAATCGACTTAAGGACCAGCGGCAATATAGGCGTCCTGCCGGTAGAATGGAGCGTATCCAAGGATGGAATAGCCGTACCCTTTGACGCCTGTGTGGAAGGCGCCCTCAACGCGCAGGGAGGAAAAATCCGTTTTACCCAAGCGGGTCAATATACCCTGACCGCTTCAATGACCGACGCCCTTGGCAGAACCTTCTCCTATACGGATTCTGTCGCGGTCTATCCCATACCTGAAATCCAGTTGGCATTGCCGCAGACCGCGTATGTGGGAGAAGCCGCCGCGGCGGCCGTCAGCGGAAGCGACTTGAAAAACCTCGCCGCCGCCTGGACCATATCGGCAAGCGGCGGCGACAGCAAGCCTTACACGGACTATGCCAGCGGAGATCTGTCCAATCTGGGCGGAAGCGTTACCTTTAAAACGAAGGGCGACTATGTGCTGACCGTCACTATGACGGACGAACTTGGCAGAGCCTTCTCCCAAAGCAAAGCCATTACCGTCTACCCCATACCGGAAATACAGCTAACGCTGCCGCAGGTTGGCTACGCGGGAGAAACCACTTCGGTGTCCGTGAGCGGAAATGATCTTGAAAACCTAAATGCTTCATGGACAATCTCAAAAGACGGCGGTGAGGCTAAAGCTTACACCGATTACGCTGGCGGCAGCCTGACCAACGAGGGCGGCAGCATTACCTTTAAAGCCAAAGGCAGTTATCTCCTCACTGTCACCATGACCGACACCCTGGGAAGGAGCTTTGCAAGAAGCGAGGCAATCACCATCTATCCCATACCGGAAATCCAGTTAAATCTCCCGCAGGTTGGCTATGTGGGAGAAGCGGCCTCCGTGTCGGTAAGCGGAAGCGAGCTTGACAACCTTACCGCCTCATGGTCTATTTCCAAAGACGGCGGCGACAGCAAACCGTACGCCGAGTACGCCGGCGGCAGCCTTTCCAACGTGGGCGGCAATATTGCCTTTAAAGCAAAAGGCGGCTATGTGCTGACTGTTACCCTGACCGACGCCCTGGGCAGAACCTTCTCCCAGAGCAAAGCCGTTGCCGTTTATCCCATACCCGACATGCAAATCAGCCTGCCGCAGCTGACATACAGCGGAGAAGCCCTTCCGGTCACAGTTTCGGGCAATGAACTGGCCGGACTTAACATGGTCTGGCGCATCTCGATAGACGGAGGCGCGTTGGCGCCTTACACCCAGTACGCCGCCGGAACCCTCGGCAATAGCGGTGGAGAGGTGCGGATCAGCACGGACAAGACCATCACGGTAAAGTTTACGGCTGTCACCAATGATGAAAACGGCCGCAGCTTTACGTTTGCTTCCAACACCGCGGCTATAAAACCTATTGCGCAAATCCCATTTAGTATTCCATCCTCCGTTCATGTCGGCACAAGCTTCACTGTTGCGATGGGGAACGTTTCCGGCCTGGAGGGCAAGAGCATCACATGGTCGCTGACCAAGAACGGCGGTGCGGCAAGCTATACCGGAACCCTCACCAACGGCGGGGGCGGCATATCCATCGGCGCCACCGGAACCTACACCCTGATGGCCAGCGTCACCAATGATGTGGGTAGGACGTTCACGCACTCCGAAAACATCACCGTCACCAACACCGCCCCGAACAAGCCGACCGCCAGCGCAACGGTGACTAGAACAGCCAAAGACGGGAAGCTGCTTGTCAACTTTGCCGTATCCGCCACCGACCCCGACGGGGACGCGGTGACCTATGAATACTCCGGCCAGAGCGCGGACGGCTACTACGCGGTTGGCTCTTACACCGTCAAGGTCAGGGCAAAGGACACCTATGGCCTGTATTCCGACTGGACGACAATCAGCTTTACCGTTGCCAACTCGGAGCCAAACACGCCGGTCATCACAAGGACGCCGGATGGAAACAGCGTACCGCCCGGCACACCCGTCACCATCACCGCGTCTTCCACGGACCCGGATGGAGACGCCATCACCTACGTGTGGGAGGGCAGACCGGCTCAAACATCCACATATCCGCTGGGTAAAAATACTGTCCGTGTGAAAGCGGTGGACGCCGTCGGGGCGGAATCCCCCTGGACGGCCATCGTATTCTTTGTGGCCGATTCCACCAATGGCGGCGGCATGACCCTGACGGGTCCCGAATCCGTCATCCTGGAGGAAGGCATTGAGGGCGCGACCATCATCGAGTACACCTTCACAGTTCCCCCGGTCAGCGGCCACAGCGGAAGCGATTATGGCCGGGTGCGCGGCTACAACAAGAATACCCGCCAATGGGATCAACTGGACTACCAGACGACCACCAACGGCATCACCTTCAGTCGGACGCTGGCTCCAGGTGTCTATACCCAGTTGGAGTTCTACTACTATACCAACCATACCTGCATGTACAACAAGTCCAACATCACCTATTCGGTTAAGTATTACTTTGAATAG